Proteins encoded in a region of the Salipiger sp. CCB-MM3 genome:
- a CDS encoding class I SAM-dependent DNA methyltransferase, giving the protein MSDEETLRVYAQKARDYEALARPGEYPTLTSFIAALPEGGDVLDLGCGPGLEAARMAQAGLRVEAMDASPEMVALAAARPGVAARQGSFDDLCAERRYDGVWASFSLLHAPRADMPRHLAAIARALRPDGVLSLTLKEGQGEARDRLGRFYSYYTEPELRRLLADVGLRVDAVARGSGTGLDGTSSPWLSVLAHG; this is encoded by the coding sequence GTGAGCGACGAGGAAACGCTTCGGGTCTATGCGCAAAAGGCGCGCGACTATGAGGCGCTGGCCCGTCCGGGCGAATACCCTACGCTGACCAGCTTCATCGCGGCGCTGCCCGAGGGCGGCGATGTGCTCGACCTCGGCTGCGGGCCGGGGCTGGAGGCGGCACGAATGGCGCAGGCCGGGCTGAGGGTCGAGGCGATGGACGCTTCGCCCGAGATGGTGGCGCTGGCGGCGGCGCGTCCCGGAGTGGCCGCGCGGCAGGGCAGTTTCGATGATCTTTGCGCAGAGCGCCGATACGATGGGGTCTGGGCCAGCTTCAGCCTGCTGCATGCGCCCCGCGCCGACATGCCGCGCCATCTTGCAGCCATCGCGCGGGCGCTGCGCCCGGACGGTGTGCTGAGCCTGACTCTGAAGGAAGGGCAGGGCGAGGCGCGCGACCGGTTGGGGCGCTTTTATAGCTATTACACCGAGCCCGAACTGCGCCGTCTGCTGGCGGATGTCGGCCTGCGGGTGGATGCCGTTGCGCGCGGCAGCGGGACCGGGCTTGACGGCACCTCGTCGCCATGGCTTAGCGTGCTCGCCCATGGCTGA
- the rnhA gene encoding ribonuclease HI, with product MADLFAYTDGACSGNPGPGGWGVLMRAMDGDTVKKERELKGGEAETTNNRMELMAAISALEALSRPTQITVVTDSAYVKNGVTGWIHGWKRNGWKTAAKKPVKNAELWQRLDEAQKRHQVTWEWVKGHAGHPENERADELARAGMAPFKG from the coding sequence ATGGCTGACCTATTTGCATATACCGACGGAGCGTGCTCCGGAAATCCCGGCCCGGGCGGCTGGGGCGTTCTGATGCGCGCGATGGACGGCGACACCGTCAAGAAAGAGCGCGAGCTCAAGGGCGGCGAAGCCGAGACCACCAACAACCGCATGGAGTTGATGGCGGCGATCAGCGCCCTCGAGGCGCTGTCGCGCCCGACGCAGATCACCGTGGTGACCGACAGCGCCTATGTGAAGAACGGCGTCACCGGCTGGATCCACGGCTGGAAGCGCAACGGCTGGAAGACCGCCGCCAAGAAGCCGGTGAAAAACGCCGAGCTGTGGCAGCGGCTCGACGAAGCGCAGAAGCGCCACCAGGTGACCTGGGAATGGGTCAAGGGCCACGCCGGCCACCCCGAGAACGAGCGCGCCGACGAGTTGGCGCGCGCGGGCATGGCGCCCTTCAAGGGCTGA
- a CDS encoding trimeric intracellular cation channel family protein — protein sequence MSPLVLLDYASVLIFALTGALVASRAQLDVVGFAFLACLTAVGGGTTRDLLLDRHPVFWVAEPTYLAIACAAALLVFFTAHRLESRAKAILWLDAAALSVAVAAGSSIAQAEGAAWGVILVMGVMTGCLGGLMRDVVANEVPLLLKQGEPYATCALCGALALLGAEALGLPPFSAALVCAAVTFALRASAIAFGWGIPVYKSRPPRK from the coding sequence ATGAGCCCGCTCGTCCTTCTCGACTATGCTTCGGTTCTGATCTTCGCGCTGACCGGCGCGCTGGTCGCCAGCCGGGCGCAGCTTGACGTGGTGGGCTTTGCCTTTCTCGCCTGCCTGACCGCCGTCGGCGGCGGCACCACGCGCGATCTGCTGCTCGACCGGCACCCGGTGTTCTGGGTGGCCGAGCCGACCTATCTTGCCATCGCCTGCGCCGCGGCACTGCTGGTCTTCTTCACCGCGCACCGGCTGGAAAGCCGCGCCAAGGCCATTCTCTGGCTCGATGCGGCGGCGCTGTCGGTGGCGGTGGCCGCGGGCAGCTCCATCGCGCAGGCCGAGGGGGCGGCCTGGGGCGTGATCCTCGTGATGGGGGTGATGACCGGCTGTCTTGGCGGGCTCATGCGCGATGTGGTGGCCAATGAGGTGCCGCTGCTGCTGAAACAGGGCGAGCCCTATGCCACCTGTGCCTTATGCGGAGCGCTGGCGCTGCTGGGGGCCGAGGCGCTGGGGTTGCCGCCCTTCTCCGCCGCGCTGGTCTGCGCCGCGGTCACCTTTGCGCTGCGCGCCTCGGCCATCGCCTTTGGCTGGGGCATCCCCGTCTACAAGTCGCGCCCGCCGCGGAAGTGA
- a CDS encoding MalY/PatB family protein, with the protein MKDLFNQPIDRRGTGSAKWDLMEKLFGVPQEDGLAMWTADSDYPTAPCVRDALQAQVDLGIFGYFSAMSLYTSAVQWWMKTRHDWDIEQNWIVPVHGLGNGVAMCLDVYTAPGDHVAIFSPVYHEFAAKVRRANRVVTECPLKREGDRYELDLEDAQARLTGKETMLIWCSPQNPSGRIWTAEELRAVAEFAKRNDLMLLSDEVHHDLIYPGETFVPMAVAAPESEDRLITLTAASKTFNIAGQRVGALTISNDGLRKQMEDRLTALDSKPNALGLIMTAAAYSPEGAEWVDAQIAHLDGNRAVFDEMVNAIPGLRSMPLQATYLAWVDFSGTGMNFEEVNARVRDIAKIAVSPGPSFGAGGETCMRINLAAPRATIEEAGTRLQKAFADLQ; encoded by the coding sequence ATGAAAGACCTGTTCAACCAACCGATCGACCGCCGGGGCACCGGCTCCGCCAAATGGGACCTGATGGAGAAACTCTTCGGCGTGCCGCAGGAGGACGGTCTGGCGATGTGGACCGCCGATTCCGACTATCCCACCGCGCCCTGCGTGCGCGACGCGCTGCAGGCGCAGGTCGATCTCGGGATCTTCGGCTATTTCTCGGCCATGTCGCTTTATACCAGCGCGGTGCAATGGTGGATGAAGACGCGGCACGATTGGGACATCGAACAGAACTGGATCGTGCCGGTGCACGGGCTCGGCAATGGCGTCGCCATGTGCCTCGACGTCTATACCGCGCCGGGCGATCACGTGGCGATCTTCTCGCCGGTCTATCACGAGTTCGCTGCCAAGGTGCGCCGCGCCAACCGGGTGGTCACCGAATGCCCGCTGAAGCGCGAGGGCGACCGCTACGAGCTTGATCTCGAGGATGCGCAGGCACGGCTCACCGGCAAGGAGACCATGCTGATCTGGTGCTCGCCGCAGAACCCCTCTGGCCGCATCTGGACCGCCGAAGAGCTGCGCGCCGTCGCCGAGTTTGCCAAGCGCAACGATCTGATGTTGCTGTCGGATGAGGTGCACCACGACCTGATCTACCCCGGCGAAACCTTCGTGCCCATGGCCGTGGCCGCGCCCGAGAGCGAGGACCGTCTGATCACCCTCACCGCCGCCTCCAAGACCTTCAACATCGCCGGCCAGCGGGTCGGGGCGCTGACGATCAGCAACGACGGGCTGCGCAAGCAGATGGAAGACCGGCTGACCGCGCTCGACAGCAAGCCCAACGCGCTGGGTCTGATCATGACCGCTGCCGCCTATTCGCCCGAGGGCGCGGAATGGGTGGATGCGCAGATCGCCCATCTCGACGGCAACCGCGCGGTCTTTGACGAGATGGTCAATGCCATCCCCGGGCTGCGCTCGATGCCGCTGCAGGCGACCTATCTGGCCTGGGTGGATTTCTCCGGCACCGGCATGAATTTCGAAGAGGTCAACGCGCGGGTACGTGACATCGCCAAGATCGCCGTCAGCCCCGGCCCGTCCTTCGGCGCCGGCGGCGAGACCTGCATGCGCATCAACCTCGCAGCGCCGCGCGCCACCATCGAAGAGGCCGGCACCCGCCTGCAAAAGGCCTTCGCCGACCTGCAGTGA
- the def gene encoding peptide deformylase, whose amino-acid sequence MKRPILIHPDPRLKKLCAPVPDLSDELRVLADDMLETMYDAPGIGLAAPQIGVLDRLIVLDCARPDDGETPRPLVMFNPRVIASSDERNVYEEGCLSIPEQYAEVERPKIVQVEWLDRDGKLQTEEFDGLWATCVQHEIDHLDGKLFIDYLKPLKRQMITRKMQKLKRERARI is encoded by the coding sequence ATGAAACGCCCTATCCTCATTCACCCCGATCCGCGGCTGAAAAAGCTCTGCGCGCCGGTGCCCGATCTGTCGGACGAGCTGCGCGTGCTGGCCGACGACATGCTCGAAACCATGTATGACGCGCCGGGCATCGGGCTGGCCGCGCCGCAGATTGGCGTGCTGGACCGGCTGATCGTGCTCGATTGTGCGCGCCCCGACGATGGCGAGACGCCGCGCCCGCTGGTGATGTTCAACCCGCGGGTGATCGCCAGCTCGGACGAGCGCAACGTTTACGAGGAAGGCTGCCTGTCGATCCCCGAGCAATATGCCGAGGTCGAACGGCCGAAGATCGTGCAGGTGGAATGGCTCGACCGCGACGGCAAGCTGCAGACGGAAGAGTTCGACGGGCTCTGGGCGACCTGCGTGCAGCATGAGATCGACCACCTCGATGGCAAGCTCTTCATCGACTACCTGAAGCCGCTGAAGCGCCAGATGATCACCCGGAAGATGCAGAAGCTGAAGCGCGAGAGGGCGCGGATTTGA
- the def gene encoding peptide deformylase — MSLLPILRWPDPRLSQVCAEVASVAEVTDLVTDMFETMYDAPGRGLAGPQVGAMVRVFVMDAGWKDGEMNPLACINPRILWASDETVTGGEGCLSIPGVTAQVTRAARIRLGFTDLTGAAQEVELSGPEAIVAQHEYDHLDGLVHFDRLEPAARDALTAEYDALA, encoded by the coding sequence TTGAGCCTGCTGCCGATCTTGCGCTGGCCCGACCCGCGCCTGTCGCAGGTCTGTGCCGAGGTGGCCTCTGTGGCGGAGGTAACCGATCTGGTCACCGATATGTTCGAGACCATGTATGACGCGCCCGGTCGCGGGCTGGCGGGGCCGCAGGTGGGTGCCATGGTCCGGGTCTTTGTGATGGACGCGGGCTGGAAGGACGGCGAGATGAACCCGCTGGCCTGCATCAACCCGCGCATCCTCTGGGCCTCGGACGAAACGGTCACCGGCGGCGAGGGCTGCCTGTCGATCCCCGGCGTGACGGCGCAGGTGACGCGCGCGGCGCGGATTCGTCTGGGATTTACCGATCTGACCGGCGCGGCGCAGGAGGTCGAACTGTCCGGCCCCGAGGCGATCGTGGCGCAGCATGAATACGACCATCTTGACGGGCTGGTGCATTTCGACCGGCTGGAGCCCGCGGCGCGGGACGCGCTGACGGCCGAGTACGACGCGCTGGCGTAA
- the def gene encoding peptide deformylase translates to MTARKCIPWPDKRLRTKAEPVEAITDEIRALWDDMIDTMEAMPGVGLAAPQIGVLLRLAVVDASEERGKAIRMANPEILHASVKMNAHDEASPNLPGVWAKIERPRGVTVRFMDETGETREQDFVGLWATSVQHQVDHLNGKMYFDHLGKVKRDMLIRKSKKRG, encoded by the coding sequence ATGACCGCACGCAAATGCATTCCCTGGCCCGACAAGCGCCTGCGGACCAAGGCCGAGCCGGTCGAGGCGATCACCGATGAGATCCGCGCGCTCTGGGACGATATGATCGACACGATGGAGGCGATGCCCGGCGTCGGTCTGGCCGCGCCGCAGATCGGCGTGCTGCTGCGGCTTGCGGTGGTCGATGCCTCGGAAGAGCGCGGCAAGGCGATCCGCATGGCCAACCCCGAGATCCTGCATGCCTCGGTCAAGATGAACGCGCACGACGAGGCCAGCCCCAACCTGCCCGGCGTCTGGGCGAAGATCGAGCGCCCGCGCGGCGTGACGGTGCGCTTCATGGATGAGACCGGCGAGACGCGGGAGCAGGATTTCGTCGGGCTCTGGGCAACCTCGGTGCAGCATCAGGTCGATCATCTGAACGGCAAGATGTATTTCGACCATCTGGGCAAGGTGAAGCGCGACATGCTGATCCGTAAGTCGAAGAAGCGCGGCTGA
- the fmt gene encoding methionyl-tRNA formyltransferase: MRVVFMGTPEFSVPVLEALAGAGHEIAAVYCQPPRPAGRGKKERPSPVQARAEEMGLEVRHPVSLKGAEAQAEFAALKADVAVVVAYGLILPQAVLDAPAYGCLNIHASLLPRWRGAAPIHRAILSGDPETGVCIMQMEAGLDTGPVLLREALEIGAEETTGALHDRLSALGSRLIVTALERLDDLTPEVQPEAGVTYAQKIDKAEAVLDWSLSAEEVSRHIRGLAPFPGAWTMAGDQRIKLLGARVVPGEGAPGEALDDRFVIACGSGAVQVTRAQRAGKGAQDVETFLRGLRIPAGMVLGSGHDSGHHPGKQTGHQAG; the protein is encoded by the coding sequence ATGCGCGTGGTCTTCATGGGAACGCCGGAGTTTTCGGTGCCGGTGCTGGAGGCGCTGGCGGGCGCCGGGCACGAGATCGCCGCGGTCTATTGCCAGCCGCCGCGGCCCGCCGGACGCGGCAAGAAAGAGCGTCCCTCGCCGGTGCAGGCGCGGGCCGAAGAGATGGGGCTGGAGGTGCGCCATCCGGTGAGCCTGAAGGGCGCGGAGGCGCAGGCCGAGTTCGCCGCGCTGAAGGCGGATGTGGCGGTGGTCGTGGCCTATGGGCTGATCCTGCCGCAGGCGGTGCTGGATGCGCCGGCCTATGGCTGCCTCAACATCCACGCCTCGCTGCTGCCGCGCTGGCGCGGGGCCGCGCCGATCCACCGGGCGATCCTGTCGGGCGATCCCGAGACCGGCGTGTGCATCATGCAGATGGAGGCCGGGCTCGACACCGGGCCGGTGCTGCTGCGCGAGGCGCTGGAGATTGGCGCGGAAGAGACCACCGGCGCGCTGCACGACCGGCTTTCGGCGCTGGGATCGCGGCTCATCGTCACCGCGCTGGAGCGGCTCGACGATCTGACTCCCGAGGTGCAGCCCGAGGCGGGGGTGACCTACGCCCAGAAGATCGACAAGGCCGAAGCGGTGCTCGACTGGTCTCTAAGCGCCGAGGAGGTGTCGCGGCACATTCGCGGTCTGGCGCCGTTCCCGGGCGCATGGACCATGGCCGGAGACCAGCGGATCAAGCTGCTGGGCGCGCGCGTGGTGCCGGGCGAGGGCGCGCCGGGCGAGGCGCTGGACGATCGGTTCGTCATCGCCTGCGGCAGCGGCGCGGTGCAGGTGACGCGGGCGCAGCGCGCGGGCAAGGGCGCGCAGGACGTCGAGACATTCCTGCGCGGGCTGCGCATCCCTGCGGGCATGGTGCTGGGCTCGGGGCACGACAGCGGTCATCATCCTGGGAAACAGACTGGCCATCAGGCGGGCTGA
- a CDS encoding GlsB/YeaQ/YmgE family stress response membrane protein has protein sequence MGLLWLIILGAAAGFFATRVMQVRTGVLQTVLIGMGGALIGGLVLRGLIAVTGALAGLVGAVLGAILLIWIFQKFGPR, from the coding sequence ATGGGACTTCTCTGGCTCATCATCCTAGGCGCGGCGGCGGGGTTTTTTGCCACGCGCGTCATGCAGGTGCGCACCGGTGTCCTGCAGACGGTGCTGATCGGCATGGGCGGCGCGCTGATCGGCGGGCTGGTGCTGCGCGGGCTCATCGCGGTCACCGGGGCGTTGGCCGGTCTGGTGGGCGCGGTGCTGGGCGCCATACTGCTGATCTGGATCTTTCAGAAATTCGGCCCGCGCTGA
- a CDS encoding glutathione S-transferase family protein, whose protein sequence is MGLLVDGKWQDKWYDTDKTGGKFVRSTAKFRNWVTADGSAGPSGEAGFKAEPGRYHLYVSYACPWAHRALIFRKLKGLEDLISYSAVHPEMLSEGWEFRTDFDGATGDRLYDLPYLRDVYLKANPTVSGRVTVPVLWDKERKTIASNESAEIIRMFNSAFDGLTGNADDYWPEALREAIEPVNARIYDTVNNGVYKAGFATTQEAYEEAVSPLFDTLDWLEERLSGQRYLMGAQITEADWRLFTTLIRFDTVYHGHFKCNRARIVDYPALWAYVRELYQWPGVAETVRLDHISRHYHYSHDTINPHRIVPVGPKLDLDAPHQRERLAAA, encoded by the coding sequence ATGGGCCTACTGGTCGACGGCAAGTGGCAGGACAAATGGTATGACACCGACAAGACCGGCGGCAAGTTCGTGCGGTCCACGGCAAAGTTCCGCAATTGGGTGACCGCTGACGGATCAGCCGGACCCTCGGGCGAGGCGGGTTTCAAGGCCGAACCCGGACGCTACCATCTCTATGTCAGCTATGCCTGTCCCTGGGCGCATCGCGCGCTGATCTTCCGCAAGCTCAAGGGGCTGGAGGATCTGATCTCCTATAGTGCCGTGCATCCCGAGATGCTGTCGGAAGGCTGGGAGTTCCGCACCGATTTCGACGGTGCCACCGGTGACCGGCTGTATGATCTTCCCTACCTGCGCGACGTCTACCTCAAGGCCAACCCGACGGTTTCGGGGCGGGTGACGGTGCCGGTGCTGTGGGACAAGGAGCGCAAGACTATCGCGTCGAACGAGAGCGCCGAGATCATCCGCATGTTCAATAGCGCCTTCGACGGGCTGACCGGCAACGCCGACGACTATTGGCCCGAGGCGCTGCGCGAGGCGATCGAGCCGGTGAACGCGCGCATCTACGACACGGTCAACAACGGCGTCTACAAGGCCGGATTCGCCACCACGCAGGAGGCCTATGAAGAGGCCGTCAGTCCGCTGTTCGACACGCTGGACTGGCTCGAGGAGCGGCTTTCCGGCCAGCGCTACCTAATGGGCGCGCAGATCACCGAGGCCGACTGGCGCCTGTTCACCACGCTGATCCGCTTCGACACGGTGTATCACGGCCACTTCAAGTGCAACCGCGCCCGCATCGTCGATTACCCAGCGCTCTGGGCCTATGTGCGCGAGCTTTATCAGTGGCCGGGGGTCGCCGAGACGGTGCGGCTCGACCATATCTCGCGCCACTACCACTACAGCCACGACACGATCAATCCGCACCGCATCGTGCCGGTGGGGCCGAAGCTTGACCTTGATGCGCCGCACCAGCGCGAGCGTCTGGCAGCGGCCTGA
- a CDS encoding response regulator transcription factor, giving the protein MKVLIVQHDQTLARLWGRHLKSRGAEVRVASGQEAATRVMLEEQIDVIVLDLMLAEGSALAVADFASYRQPHCRVVFVTDTAVFSDGSIFRHCGNACAYLPSATAPADLVAMVEHYGAHCAP; this is encoded by the coding sequence ATGAAGGTGCTCATAGTCCAACACGATCAGACTCTCGCGCGGCTCTGGGGCCGACATCTCAAAAGCCGTGGTGCCGAGGTTCGCGTCGCGTCAGGTCAGGAGGCGGCGACACGGGTGATGCTCGAAGAGCAGATCGACGTGATCGTGCTCGACCTGATGCTGGCCGAGGGCAGCGCGCTTGCGGTGGCCGATTTCGCCTCTTACCGCCAACCGCACTGCCGCGTGGTCTTTGTCACCGACACGGCGGTGTTCTCGGACGGCTCGATCTTCCGCCATTGCGGCAACGCCTGCGCCTATCTGCCAAGCGCCACCGCCCCGGCCGATCTTGTGGCCATGGTCGAGCATTACGGGGCGCATTGCGCCCCGTGA
- a CDS encoding lytic murein transglycosylase: MRIWPLLTALLLPAAVQAQSLQAVPCGGDFRAFLDGVADEAVAQGADPAAAARFFGGLRQDPKVLKADRAQGIFQSPFIEFSRKLISQDRLDKGRRKAEEWDAVFDRIESEYGISRGVLLAFWAFETDYGGYQGNFNTANALATLAHDCRRPELFRPQLIAALELYEHGDFDPAKTTGAWAGEIGMVQMLPKDIIENGVDGDGDGHVLLKSSVPDALMSGAKMLSGLGWRPNEPWLQEITLPEDFDWSMTGLETTLSVAEWERLGVSGRNGALDDGRLQASILLPQGRGGPAFIAYPNFRVYFEWNQSFTYVLTAAYFATRLEGAPVYDARTPAPGLSGPQMQQLQRKLQSRGHDVGEADGILGAGTRAAVRRMQAELGLPVDGWPTESLLNAL, from the coding sequence ATGCGTATCTGGCCCCTTCTGACCGCCCTCCTGCTGCCCGCAGCGGTGCAGGCTCAATCCCTGCAGGCCGTGCCCTGCGGCGGCGATTTCCGCGCCTTTCTGGACGGGGTTGCCGATGAGGCGGTGGCGCAGGGGGCCGATCCCGCGGCTGCGGCGCGGTTCTTCGGCGGATTGCGGCAGGATCCCAAAGTGCTGAAGGCCGACCGGGCGCAGGGCATCTTTCAATCGCCCTTCATCGAGTTTTCGCGCAAGCTGATCTCGCAGGACCGGCTCGACAAGGGCCGCCGCAAGGCCGAGGAATGGGACGCTGTCTTTGACCGGATCGAGAGCGAATACGGCATCTCGCGCGGGGTGCTGCTGGCGTTCTGGGCCTTCGAGACCGATTACGGCGGCTATCAGGGCAACTTCAACACCGCCAACGCTCTGGCCACGCTGGCGCATGACTGTCGCAGGCCCGAGTTGTTCCGCCCGCAGCTGATCGCGGCGCTGGAGCTTTACGAGCATGGCGATTTCGATCCCGCAAAGACCACCGGTGCTTGGGCCGGCGAGATCGGCATGGTGCAGATGCTGCCCAAGGACATCATCGAGAACGGCGTCGATGGCGATGGCGACGGCCATGTGCTGCTCAAGTCCTCGGTGCCCGATGCGCTGATGTCGGGGGCGAAGATGCTCTCGGGGCTTGGCTGGCGCCCGAACGAGCCTTGGCTGCAGGAGATCACCCTCCCGGAGGATTTCGACTGGTCGATGACCGGGCTCGAGACCACCTTGAGCGTCGCCGAGTGGGAGCGTCTTGGCGTGTCGGGCCGCAACGGCGCGCTGGATGACGGGCGCTTGCAGGCGTCGATCCTGCTGCCGCAGGGGCGCGGCGGGCCAGCGTTTATCGCCTATCCGAACTTCCGGGTCTATTTCGAGTGGAACCAGAGCTTCACCTATGTTCTGACCGCGGCCTATTTCGCCACGCGGCTCGAAGGGGCACCGGTCTATGACGCGCGCACACCGGCGCCGGGGCTCTCGGGGCCGCAGATGCAGCAGCTTCAGCGCAAGCTGCAGTCGCGCGGGCATGACGTTGGCGAGGCCGATGGCATCCTCGGCGCTGGCACCCGAGCCGCGGTGCGCCGGATGCAGGCGGAACTGGGGCTGCCGGTGGATGGCTGGCCGACGGAGAGCCTGCTGAACGCGCTCTGA
- a CDS encoding amidase produces the protein MTDWTGKSAADLGRAIGAGEVDPVALTQAFLDKIAAHPLKDRIYARLTPERALAEAEAASARAKAGRRLSPLDGVPVSWKDLFDTAGVATEAGTALLEGRVPDTDAKVLQTATAMGLVCLGKTHLSELAFSGLGLNPVTATPPSVNDPGSVAGGSSSGAAASVAFGLAAAAVGSDTGGSVRIPSAWNDLVGLKTTAGRLSLEGAVPLAARFDTVGPLCQTVEDAALMLAALEGRNAPDLTGASLKGVRLATLQTIVMDDLRPEPAAAYAAALEKLAAAGAEIVPIEVPEVAVPMGDAGVLYTAEAWAAWGDEITARGELMFPPIRARFEGGKEFSAAEYINAWNRMMQARAAWAEATAGFDAVLCPTAPNLPPQADRLMTDEEYYVTENLLTLRNTRVGNVMGLCVTTLPTGASSCGISLMAAPMEEDRLLRLSVAAEAALA, from the coding sequence ATGACGGACTGGACAGGCAAGAGCGCGGCGGATCTGGGGCGGGCAATCGGTGCGGGCGAAGTGGACCCGGTGGCGCTGACGCAAGCCTTCCTCGACAAGATCGCGGCGCACCCGCTGAAGGATCGGATTTACGCCCGCCTCACCCCCGAGCGCGCTCTGGCCGAGGCCGAGGCCGCCAGTGCTCGCGCCAAGGCGGGGCGCCGTCTCTCGCCGCTTGATGGCGTGCCGGTCAGTTGGAAAGACCTCTTCGACACCGCCGGCGTCGCCACCGAGGCGGGAACCGCGCTGCTCGAGGGCCGCGTGCCCGACACCGACGCCAAGGTGCTGCAGACCGCCACCGCCATGGGCCTTGTCTGCCTTGGCAAGACGCATCTGTCCGAACTGGCCTTCTCCGGCCTCGGGCTCAACCCGGTGACCGCCACCCCGCCTTCGGTAAATGACCCGGGCTCGGTGGCGGGCGGCTCCTCCTCCGGTGCCGCGGCCTCGGTCGCCTTCGGGCTGGCCGCGGCGGCGGTGGGATCGGACACCGGCGGCTCGGTGCGCATCCCTTCCGCGTGGAACGACCTTGTGGGGTTGAAGACCACCGCTGGGCGACTGTCCCTTGAAGGCGCGGTGCCGCTGGCGGCGCGCTTCGACACCGTCGGCCCGCTGTGCCAGACGGTCGAGGATGCGGCGCTGATGCTGGCGGCGCTCGAGGGGCGCAACGCCCCCGACCTGACCGGTGCCTCGCTCAAGGGCGTGCGCCTTGCCACGCTGCAGACCATCGTGATGGACGACCTGCGCCCCGAGCCCGCCGCCGCCTACGCCGCGGCGCTGGAAAAGCTGGCTGCCGCCGGGGCCGAGATCGTGCCGATCGAGGTGCCCGAGGTGGCCGTGCCCATGGGCGACGCGGGTGTGCTCTACACCGCCGAGGCATGGGCCGCTTGGGGCGATGAGATCACCGCGCGCGGCGAGCTGATGTTCCCGCCGATCCGCGCCCGTTTCGAAGGCGGCAAAGAGTTCTCCGCTGCCGAGTACATCAATGCGTGGAACCGCATGATGCAGGCGCGCGCCGCTTGGGCCGAGGCCACGGCGGGCTTTGACGCGGTGCTCTGCCCGACCGCGCCGAACCTGCCGCCACAGGCCGACCGGCTGATGACCGACGAGGAATATTACGTCACCGAGAACCTGCTGACCCTGCGCAACACCCGCGTCGGCAATGTCATGGGCCTCTGCGTCACCACGCTGCCCACAGGCGCGTCAAGCTGCGGCATCTCGCTGATGGCGGCCCCAATGGAAGAAGACCGCCTGCTACGCCTGTCGGTCGCCGCCGAAGCTGCGCTTGCCTGA